ATGTGGCGCTCGCCAACAAGGAATGTCTGGTCTGCGCCGGTGATTTCTTCATGCAGCGCGCGGCCAAGGCGGGAGCCTGCATCCTGCCGGCCGATTCCGAGCACAACGCGCTGTTCCAGGCGCTCGCTTCAGGCAATCGCGACGAGCTCGTCCGCGTCATCATCACGGCCTCGGGCGGTCCGTTCCGCACCTGGAAGCCGGCGGATATCGAGCAGGCGACCCTCGCACAGGCCCTGAAGCATCCGAACTGGAGCATGGGCCAGAAGATCACGATCGATTCCGCCTCGATGATGAACAAGGGACTCGAGGTGATCGAGGCGTCCTATCTGTTCGCGCTCACGCCCGACGAGATCGATGTTCTCGTTCATCCGCAGTCGATCATCCACGGCATGGTCGAGTTTTCCGACTGCTCGGTGGTGGCCCAGCTCGGTGCGCCCGACATGCGCACCCCGATCGCGCACTGCCTCGGCTGGCCCGATCGCATCAAGGGGCCGGCGGCCAAGCTGGATCTCGCCAAGATCGGCCAGCTGACCTTCGAGGCCCCCGATTTCGAGCGCTTCCCCGGACTTCGGCTGGCTTACGATTCGCTCCGGACGGGGAAGGGGGCGACCACCGTCTATAACGCGGCCAACGAGGTTGCCGTCGCCGCGTTCATCGCCGGCAAGATCCGGTTCGGCGCGATTGCCCGGCTGGTGGAGGCGACACTGGACGACTGGATCCGCGGCGGGAACCCGGCGCCTCTGACCTCCGCCGACGATGCAATCTCTGTTGACCATGTTGCTCGAAATAGGGCTGCCGCCCTATTGCCTCAAATTGCCTTAAAGGCATCCTAGATGGTTCGCGGCCAGGGCCTTGCGGCGCTGGATGAGGGAATTCGATGATCGATTTTTTTGCTCATAGTTTCAATACGTTGAGCCATGGGGTCCTGGGCTACGCCATTCCCTTCCTGTTCGTCCTGACAATCGTCGTGTTCTTTCACGAGCTCGGCCACTTTCTGGTCGCGCGCTGGGCGGGCGTTCGCGTGTTAACTTTCTCGCTCGGTTTCGGACCCGAGCTGGTCGGTTTCAATGACCGCCACGGCACCCGCTGGAAGATCTCGGCCATTCCGCTCGGCGGCTACGTCAAGTTCTTCGGCGACGAGAGCGAGGCATCGACCCCGTCGGCCCAGACGCTCGAGGCCATGACGACCGAGGAGCGCGCCGGCAGCTTCCACCACAAGAAAGTCGGCCCGCGCGCCGCCATCGTCGCGGCCGGCCCGATCGCCAATTTCATTCTGGGTGCGCTGATCTTCGCGGGCATGGCGCTGTACTACGGCAAGCCGAGCACGATCGCGCGCGTTGACGGCGTCGTCGCCGACGGCGCTGCGGCCGCGGCCGGCTTCAAGGTCGGGGACGTCGTTGTTCAGATCGACGGCAAGCCGATCGAGAGCTTTGCGGACATGCAGCGAATCGTTGCGATGAATGCCGGTTCGGCGCTTGCCTTCCAGGTGAAGCGGGACGGTAGCATCGTCTCGCTGACGGCCACCCCGGCGCTGCTCGAGCGCAAGGATCCGTTCGGCAACAGCCACCGGCTCGGTGTGCTCGGCATCGAGCACAAGGCCCAGGCCGGCGAGGCCTCGACCGCGCCGGTCGGCGTCGGCGAGGCGCTCAAGATCGGCGTCGAGCAGGTCTGGTTCATCATCACCAGCACATTCAAGTTCCTGGGAGCGCTGTTCGTTGGTCAGGGCAATCCCAACGAGGTCAGCGGCGTCCTGGGAATCGCGAAGATGTCGGGGCAGGCGGCCAGCGCCGGGTTCCAGTTCGTGATCAATTTGTGCGCAGTGCTGTCGGTGTCGATCGGCCTGTTGAACCTATTCCCGATCCCGCTGCTCGATGGCGGTCACCTTATGTTCTATGCGGCCGAAGTGGCCCGCGGCCGGCCCCTGTCGGAGCGGACTCAGGAGATGGGGTTCCGAATCGGGCTCGGCCTGGTGCTGATGTTGATGGTGTTTGCGACCTACAACGACATCCTGCGGATGGCGGCATCCTGATGGAGGCTTTTTTGTGGCGTTGCTGTTGAGCAACGTCTTGGAATGAAATTGAAATCACGACGCTTTCGGCCGTTTGCGGCGTCGGCGAAATTGGCTACAAGCGGCCTCGACTTGGGGAATCTCCAGACCGGCGTTGGGGTTGGGTCTGGCTCGGAATGATAAGGGCGCGTTGCGCGATGAAGTTTGGACTGCGACTCCGGGGGGGCTTGCTCGCAACCCTGATCATGTTCGGCGCGCCGGTGGTTGCCCCGGTCGGGGCTGTTTTTGTGTCTTCGTCTGCGCTCGCTCAGACCGTTCAGTCGATTTCCGTCGAAGGAAATCGCCGCGTCGAGGTGGAGACGATCCGCTCCTACTTCAAGCCCGGTCCGGGCGGTCGCCTGGATCAAGGCGCCGTCGACGACGGCCTCAAGGCGTTGATCGAGACCGGCCTGTTCCAGGACGTCAGGATCAACCGCGGCGCCGGTGGCCAGATCATCGTCTCGGTGGTGGAAAACCCGGTGATCGGCCGGATCGCCTTCGAGGGCAACAAGAAGATCAAGGACGAACAGCTCACCGCTGAAGTCCAGTCCAAGGCGCGCGGCACCTTCTCCCGCGCCATGGTGCAGTCCGACACGCTGCGAATCGCCGAAATCTATCGCCGGTCGGGCCGCTACGACGTGCGCGTCACGCCCGAAATCATCGAGCAGCCGAACAACCGCGTCGATCTCATCTTCACGGTCGAGGAGGGCGTCAAGACCGGCGTCAAATCGATCGAGTTCGTCGGCAACGTTGCGTTCTCGTCCTATCGTCTCAGGGACATCATCAAGACGCGCGAAACGAACCTGCTGAGCTTCCTCGGCAGCGGCGACGTCTATGATCCCGATCGCGTCGAAGCCGACCGCGACCTGATCCGCCGCTTCTATCTCAAGCACGGTTTCGCCGACGTCCAGGTCGTGGCCGCGCTCACCGAATACGATCCCGAGAAGAAGGGCTTCAACGTCACCTTCAAGATCGAGGAAGGCTTTCAGTACCGCGTTGGCGCGGTCGAATTCCGCTCCAGCATTCCGAACTTCGATCCCAACTCGATGCGCGGCTATTCCCGCGTCAATGCCGGCTCTCTCTACAATGTCGAGTCGGTCGAGAAGTCGGTCGAGGAGATGCAGATCGAGGCCTCGCGGCGCGGCTATGCCTTCGCCGTGGTCCGGCCCGGTGGCGACCGCAACTTCGAGGCGCACACCGTCTCCGTCGTGTTCAACATCGACGAGGGCCCGCGCACCTATATCGAGCGCATCAATCTGCGCGGCAACACGCGCACGCGCGACTACGTGATCCGTCGCGAGTTCGACCTCTCCGAGGGCGATGCCTACAACCGCGCGCTGGTCGACCGTGCCGAGCGGCGCCTGAAGAACCTCGACTATTTCAAGAGCGTGAAGATCACGACGGAGCCCGGCTCGTCGACCGACCGCGTGATCCTGATCGTCGACATGGAAGAGAAATCGACCGGCGACTTCTCGGTCTCGGGCGGTTACTCCACGACGGACGGTGCGCTGGCCGAAGTCTCGGTTGCCGAGCGCAATCTGCTCGGCCGCGGCCTGTTCGCCAAGGCGGCCGTGACCTATGGCCAGTACGCACGCGGCTACTCGCTGTCGTTCGTCGAGCCGTATCTGCTCGACTACCGCGTCGCGCTCGGCCTCGACCTCTATCAGCGCCAGCAGCTGTCCAACAGCTACATCTCCTACGGCACCAAGACGATCGGCTTCTCGCCGCGCCTCGGCTTCTCCCTGCGTGAAGATCTGGCGCTGCAGCTGCGCTACTCGATCTACCAGCAGGAAATCACGCTGCCGGGCTATCTGGCGAACTGTAACAACGACCCGCTCTCCTCGGCGTTCAACCCGAGCCCGGCTTACGCCGCTGCCAATGGCATTAGTCTCGCCTCCACCAACGGCCTCGGCTGCTACAACGACGGCGAAGCCTCGCTGCCGGTGCGCAAGGAGCTTGCCAACGGCAAGACCCTGACCTCCGCGCTCGGCTACACGCTGACCTACAACACGCTCGACAACAACAAGAACCCCACCGATGGTCTGCTCGTCGACTTCCGTCAGGATTTCGCCGGCGTCGGCGGCGACGTCTCCTATCTGAAGTCGGTGATCGACGCGAAGTACTATACGCCGCTGGTGTCCGACATCGTCGGCCTCGTCCGCGTGCAGAGCGGCATGCTGAACAAGATCGGCACCGATCTGCGCATGCTCGACCACTTCCAGATGGGTCCGAATCTGGTTCGCGGTTTTGCCCCGAACGGCATCGGCCCGCGCGATCTGAACCCCTTCGGTAGCCAGGACGCGCTCGGCGGCACCAAGTACTGGGGCGCTTCGCTCGAACTGCAGATGCCGTTCTGGTTCCTGCCGAAGGAAGTGGGTCTGAAGGGCGCGGTGTATGCCGATGCCGGCGGTCTCTACGATTATAAGGGGCCGACGAGCTGGACCACGACCAACGAGGTCAATGCACCCGGCTGTATCCCCTCGAGCATCAATCCGTCCAGCACCGGAACCTGTACCGGCCTCGTCTACGACGACAGCAAGGTGGTTCGGTCCTCGGTCGGTGTCGGCCTGATCTGGCAGTCGCCGTTCGGTCCGCTGCGCTTCGACTACGCCGTGCCGCTCAGCAAGGGCAAGTACGACCGCACGCAGGAGTTCCGGTTCGGCGGCGGCACCACGTTCTAGTTCGATCAGCACGGCACGATCCGGATCGCTGGAGCCGGTTTCCGAAAGGGATCGTGCCATTCCAAGAGATGGGGCATGATGCGGCCTGACCGCTTCATGCCGAAGCCGGACCGCGACGGGGTGGAATGGCGCAGCCGATCTTCTTCACAAAGCCGCCTGCCTCAGCCCTGGCTGACATCGCTACGCTGATTCAGGCGCAGCTGGTCGATCCGGGCAGAGGCGGTAACGTCATCACAGGCCTTGCTTCGCTCGACGAAGCGGGGCCGATGCATTTGGCGTTCTTCGACAATTTGAAATACGCCGACGAGCTCAAGGCGACCAAGGCCGGCGCGTGCCTGGTGAGCCCGCGCTTCGAGGCCCAGGTGCCCGCGCATGTGGCTGTGCTGCGGGTGACGCAACCGTTCCGGGCCTTCGTCAGGCTCGCGCGGGAATGGCACGGCGATGCGCTCAGGCCGCAATCCTGGGTCGGCAATGACGGTATCGCACCGTCCGCGATCATCGATCCCACGGCCCGGCTCGAGGACGGCGTGATCGTCGATCCCCTGGCGGTGATCGGCCCGGATGTCGAGATCGGCAGCGGCACGGTGGTCGGCGCCGGGGCGGTGATCGGTCCCGGGGTCAAGATCGGCCGGGACTGCAATGTCGGTGCCCGTACCGCCATCCAGTGCGCGCTGATCGGCAACGACGTGCTGATCCATCCCGGCTGCTCGATCGGCCAGGACGGTTACGGTTTCATCTTCTTCGGCCCCGAGGGCCATCTGAAGGTGCCGCAGACCGGCCGCGTGCTGATCCAGAACAATGTGGAGGTCGGCGCCGGCACCACCATCGATCGCGGATCCTTGCGCGACACCGTGATCGGGGAGGGCACCAAAATCGACAATCAGGTCCAGATCGGCCACAATGTGACCATCGGCCGGAATTGCCTGCTGGCGGCTCAGATCGGTCTCGCCGGCAGCCTGACCATCGGCGACAACGTTGCGCTGGGAGCCAAGGTTGGCATCAACAACCACCTCAAGATCGGAGATGGGGCCCAGGTCACCGCGATGAGCGGCGTCAAGGACGACATCCCGGCTGGCGGACGCTGGGGTGGCTTCTTTGCCAAACCGACCAAGCAGTGGTTCAAGGAGATCATCGCGGTGGAGCGCCTGGTGCGCGACAGCAAGGCCGATGCGAAGGACGAGGGACGGGAATGACGGCGGAATCACCTGTTAAGTTCGAGCTGGTGGATATCAACGCCATCCTCCAGACCCTGCCGCACCGCTTTCCGATGCTGTTGATCGACCGCGTGATCAACATCCGCGCCGACTACAGCGGCATCGGCATCAAGAACGTCACCTTCAACGAGCCGGCCTTCCAGGGGCATTTCCCGGAGCGCCCGGTCTATCCCGGCGTCATGATGATCGAGGCGATGGCGCAGACCGCTGGCGTGATCGGCATCAAGTCGGTCGAAGGCACGGAGAAACCGCGGGCGGTTTATTTCCTCACCATCGACAAGTGCAAGTTCCGCAAGCCCGTGCTGCCCGGCGACACCATCGAGTACCACATGCGCTCGGTCGGCCGCCGCAAGGCCATGTGGTGGTTTCACGGCGATGCCAAGGTCAACGGGCAGGTGGTTGCGGAAGCCGATGTCGGCGCGATGCTGACGGACTGAGCTGGCGCGGGCCGGGGCTCACGCGTTGCAATCGTAGCGGCCGCCGGCCGCCTCGCGCCTAATATGCCGGTTGAAGAACTGGCCCATGGACGGCGCGCCCAGGAGGCGGTCGACCGTCTCGGCCGCGACGCCGCAATAGCGCGCATAGAAGCCGCCGGTCGCGACGACGAGGTCGTGCTGCGCGCGGTCGTAGCAGACACGTTGAAGCACCGTGCTGCGACTGATGTCGCGGCACTCGAATGTCGCGAGGTCGATCGGGCGGCGATCGCCGGTCTCGACCATCTCGGACACGATCGGTCCGGCTGCGAGCTGTACGAGCAGAAATGCCAGGGCCCTGACCACGCGTGCTGAAGCTCCACATGAAGGTGTTGAGGCGCCGGGAAGGCGCCTCATCCGAACCTTGAAACAGGCAGAGATGATACGTCACTGGACAGATCGGGCATAGTCGCGCTAACCACCGGAAAACTAAGCGACTTCAACACATAGTCAGCGCTTCCTAACGAGTAAGATTGGCTTGATGAGCACAATTGATCCCACCGCACGGGTCGCGGACGGCGCCGTGATCGGCGAGGGCACCGAGATCGGACCCTATTGCATCATCGGCCCGCATGTCGTGATCGGCGCGAACTGCAAGCTGATCGGGCATGTGCACATCACCGCGCAGACCACGATCGGCGACGATTGCACCATCTACCCGTTCGCCTCACTCGGCACGCCGCCGCAGTCGCTCAGCTACCGGGGCGAGCTGACACAGCTCAAGATCGGTTCGGGCTGCACCATCCGCGAATCCGTGACCATGAACGCGGGGACCGTCGCCGGCGGCGGGGTCACCACGGTTGGCGACCGCGGCTATTTCATGAATTGCAGCCATGTCGGCCACGATTGCCATGTCGGCAATGACGTCATCTTCGCGACGTCGGCAACGCTCGGCGGTCATTGCGAGATCGGCGACTTCGTCTTCATCGGCGGGCTGTCCGCCGTGCATCAGTTTACCCGTATCGGGCCGCAGGTCATGGTCGGCGGGGTGTGCGGCGTGCGCGACGACATCATCCCGTTTGGCCTCGCCAACGGCCAATATGCGGTGCTGGAGGGCCTCAACCTGATCGGGATGAAGCGGCGCAAGTTCACCAAGCAGCGGCTGGCGACCGTGCGCGGGTTCTACCAAAAGCTCTTCCACGGCCCCGGCACCTTCGCCGAGCGACTGGAGGCATCAAGGCCGCTCGCGGGCGAGGATCCGGCGATCGCCGAGATCCTCGACTTCATCGGCAAGGGTAAGCGCCCGCTCTGTCTTCCTGCCATCGCGAAGTGATGTCGAGATGGCCGCGGGCATGACATCGGCGGCTTCTGAGACGTCTTCGCCGGTCGGCATCGTCGCCGGCGGCGGCGCGATGCCGTTCGCGGTTGCGGACTCGCTTGCGACGCGCGGCATCACGCCGGTGCTGTTTCCGCTTCGGGGGGCCTGCGATCCGGCGCGGGTGGAGAAATTCCGCCACCGCTGGATTTCGGTCGGCCAGCTCGGCCGCGCGATGCGGCTGTTCCGCGAGGAGGGCTGCCGCGACCTGATCTTCATCGGCACGCTGGTGCGGCCCTCGTTGACCGAAATAAGGTTCGACGTCACGACGCTGCGCCTGCTCGGCAACGTCATCCGCGCCTTCCGCGGCGGCGACGATCATCTCTTGTCCGGTGTCGGCCGCATCCTTGAGCAGGGCGGCTTTCGCATGGTCGGCATCAAGGACGTCGCGCCCGATCTGCTGATGCCCGAGGGCTGCATCAGCCGCGCCTGGCCGAACGACAACAGCAAGACAGACATCGAGCGCGGCCGTGCGGTGCTGACCGCGCTCGGGCCGTTCGATATCGGCCAAGCCGCCGTTGTGATCGACGGACATGTCGTGGCGGTCGAGGACATCGAGGGCACCGACGCGCTGCTCGCGCGCGTCAGGCGGCTGCGCGAAGAGGGGCGCATCCGCGCCGCCGCGGGTCGCGGCGTGCTGGTGAAGGCGCCCAAGAGCGGCCAGGACCTGCGCTTCGATCTGCCGACGATCGGCCCGCGCACGCTCGAAGGTGTTGCCACCGCAGGTCTGGCCGGCATCGCCGTCATCGCCGGCAACACCATCGCCGCCGAGCCGCAGGCGATGATCGCGCTGGCCGACGCGAAATATCTCTTCGTCATTGGTCTGCCGGCGTGATGCAGTCGCGCGATCCCAAGCGCAAGATATTCCTGATCGCCACCGAGGAATCCGGCGACCGGCTCGGCAGTGCCTTGATGAAGGTGCTGCGCCAGCGCCTCGGCGACGGCGTCGAATTCGCAGGCGTCGGCGGCCGCACCATGGCGCGCGAGGGGATGGAATCGCTGTTTCCGATCGAAGAGCTCTCGATCGTCGGCTTCGCCGCGGTCGTGCAGCAATTGCCGAAGATCCTGCGGCTGATCCGCGAGACGGCCGACGCCGTGCTGGAGGCCGCGCCGGACACGCTCGTCATCATCGACAGTCCCGATTTCACCCATCGCGTCGCCCGCCGCGTGCGCGCGAAGAATCCCGCGATCCCCGTCGTCGACTATGTCTCGCCGCAGCTGTGGGCATGGCGGCCGGGACGGGCGCGGACCATGCTCGGCTATGTCGACCACGTCCTTGGTCTCCTGCCGTTCGAGCCGGAGGAATACCGCAAGCTCGGCGGACCGCCGTGCAGCTATGTCGGCCATCCCTTAGTCGAGCAATTGTCCTCGCTGCGGCCGAGCGCCGAGGAGCAGGCGCGCCGTAACAGCGAGCCGCCGGTGCTGCTGGTGCTGCCCGGCAGCCGTCGCAGCGAGGTCAGGCATCATCTCGAAGTGTTCGGTGCAACGCTCGGCCGCCTGAAGGCGGAGGGGCGCGCGTTCGAGCTGATGCTGCCGACCATGCCGCACCTCGAAGCCACCATCCGTGAGGGCATCGCGAGCTGGCCGGTCAAGCCGAGAATCGTGACCGGCGAGAACGAGAAGCGCGCCGCCTTCCGCATCGCTCATGCGGCGCTGGCCAAATCCGGCACTGTGACGCTGGAGCTCGCGCTATCTGGCATTCCGATGGTGACGGCCTACCGCGTCGGCGCCATCGAGGCCTTCATTCTGCGCCGCGCGATCCGCGTCTCCTCGGTGATCCTCGCCAATCTCGTGATCGGAAGGGACGTCATTCCGGAGTACTTGCAGGAGGAGTGCACGCCGGAGAAGCTGGCGCTCGCGCTTCATGACGTGCTGACGGATTCTCCGCTGCGGCGGCGACAGGTCGACGCCTTCGCCCAGCTCGATCAGATCATGTCGACCGGCAACAAGTCACCGAGCGTGCTGGCGGCCGATATTGTGCTCGCCACGATGCGGAAAGGCAGGGGCGTGAGCTAAGGCGTATCGTCAGTTCTATGCTTCTGAAACCGATGGAATTCGAATTGCGCCTGGTCACAAGCCAAGTGCGATCTCGGCCCATTGCAACATGCGGTCGCTATTGAGGAACGCCAGGACCGTCGGCTCCGCGAATGCGGGCGCGTCCGACCCGACCAAAGCCACCGCTGCCACCATGTCACAGCGCTGATTGAAAGCGAGTGAAAGTGCGGCTTTGCTATTCCCTTCGATGCGATAGGTCCGACTGCGGCCGCGCATCGGACCGACGATGATCTCGCGGCCCGCCCCGGTCGGCGTTGCCTTGCCGACCAGCGCAAGGTCGCCCATCTGGTCCAGGTCGGAATCGTCGGCGACGCCCGTGGCGCAATTGCAAAAGCCCAGCTTGGCGCGAACGTAGAGCTGGACCTCGGTGCCGCAATCAGCGGCCTTGCAGCGGAACGCCTTTCCTCTCCCCCAGGGATCTGCGCCGAAAGGCCAGTCGGTTTCCGTCCACACCGGGCGGACCTCACCGTACGCCGCTGTTGCGCGTGCCGGTTCGCCGGATCGCAAGATCCAGACCGCCGCAGCCGCGCAGAGCAGGGCGGTTGCTGCGCTGATCGCAACGAATTTGCTCGCCAGGCGCATGGAAGCCATCGCGGCACTTTTGCTAATTCTGAGCCATGAAGTTTCGTGCGGCCGCGAGGTCCGCTCGCGCAGGGTCGCCATCGCGGGCCATGTCCACGACTTTCCGGTAGTACTGGCGTGACTTCACGGCGTCCCCCGCCTTCGCGGCGGCGTGAGCGGCTCCGACCGTCGCGCCAAAGCGGTTCGGCTCCTTGCGCATGGTGCTTTCGAACGCAGCCAGTGCCTCATTGGCCTCGCCACGCTCGAGCAGCATGGTGCCGTAAAGCTCGCGTGCCGGGGCAAGCGGTCCTGGCGTCACGATGGATTTTTCGGTCTTATCTTCGGCATCGGCGGCCAGGCGCATCGCCTCCAACGCTTCCGCCTGCTTTCCTTGGGCATTGAGCTGCCAAGCTGTGGCCACCTGCCGCTGAATGTCGACGATCTCGGCCCAATAGGCGTCCTTGTCCTGCTGCAGCTTGTCCCGCAGCTCCGCCAGCTTGGCGATGTCCGCCGTTGCTGCGTCGGCATTGCCGGAACGCGCGGCGCCCATGGCGCGGGCGAAATAGGTGATCGCATCGACGTAGGCAAACCGGCTCGGCTCGACCTTCAGCGCGGCCGCGCCCTGCCAATCGCCGCGCTCGACCATGTAACGCGCCTGGCTGGCCGCTATCGCGTAGGGGCCGGCGCGGACGGCCGGCGCGTAGCCCGTGGTCGCAACCATGTCCGCAATGACGTCGCGGGCTCGGCTGTCCTGCGCCAGCTGGAGCAGGGCGTAGACCATATAGTCGTTGGCATGCAACTGCTCGCCGGCGTCCTTGCCCTCCTTGGCGGCCTTGGCGGAACGGCTATTGGCCTCGATGGATTCGTTCCAGTAGCCGACGCGCGTGAAGATGTGCGATGGCATATGCAAAGCGTGCGGCGCTGCGGGCGCGATCTCGGAATAGCGCTTCGCAGCATCGAGACCTTTCTCCGCGATCGCGGGATAGTCGTAGAGGTGGATCAAGTAGTGTGCCACGCCGGGGTGCCGCGGCTGCCGCTTGAAGATCGGCTCCAGAATGGCAGCGCCCTTGAGCTGGTTGGCATAGGTCTTGTCGTTTGGCGATGCCGTGACATTCAGTGTGATGGCGTAGGCGATCTGCGCCTCGTCATCATCGGGATAGCGCGCGGCGACGGCTTCGGCCGCCTTGAGATAGGCCTGCGCGCGTTGGCCAAACGTCGTCTTTTCGTCTCCCGAATAGAAGGCGAGCAACGCGTCGATATAGTCGCGTTCGCGTTCACTCTTGGCGCCGAGCGCCTTGGCCTTCTGCAGCGCGGCGGCGCCCTCAGTGAGGTTTTCCTTCGGCGCGGGAAAATGCGGGTTATAAAGCAGGCTCAAGGCAATGCCCCAATAGGCGATCGCGCATTCCGGATCGGCCTGCAACGTCTCCTGGAAAATCTCTTTCGCTGGTCGGTACCAGAACGAGTGCTGATAGCGCATGCCGCGGTCAAAGCGGCGCTGCGCGACCTCGTTGCAAGTGGTCCGGAAGTGCACCTTGCCAAACTGCTCTTCGGTCCCGTCCTCTGCGCGGGCTGCAGGCGTGGTTGGGATCGAGGCCAGGGTAGCGAGGACGAGAAGAGAGGCGGTTCTCAAGACGAGCGCGCGCATCGTGCCCTCCGTTTTCTCCAGAAAATTTGGCTGGACGGCGCCGATAAGGATCGGGCCGCCGAAGTTTCGTAATTCTGAAATTAGCGATGGCAATCTTGTCGTGGGGAGGATTTGCCCATTCGCGATGCGAGTCAACAGTAACTGGCAGCTTGTGTAGGGAAGCAAGCCTGTCAGACCCATCCGGCCGTAAGGCTCTCGGTCACCGAGGGGTGCCAGCGCAGAAGCAGCTATTTGTGGGGAGGCAGGGCGGGTGGGTCGCTCCGCAAAACGCGGATCACGTGATTGAATGCTGTCTCTCGTTTGGCCGCGAAGTAGGCAGGGGCGACGTCTCTTATTGGCTCAAGGGCGGCATGCATCGTCGTCAGCTTGACGTCTCCCTGGGAAAGCAACCCGGATGAGCAAGAAGTGCACGCCCCTACGCAACGCCGCCATCCACCCGAAAACACTGTCCAGTGATGCGCCGGCTTTCGTCGGAGGCGAGGAACAGCGCCATGTTGGCGATGTCCTCGGGCGTCACGGCATCGGGAACGGCCTGACGCGAGCGCATCTCGGCGATGACCCGATCGTCCGGATACCACAGCCGGCGCTGGCGCTCGGTGATCACCATGCCCGGCGCGATCGCGTTGACGCGAATGCGGTCGGGACCGACCGACCGCGCCAGCGAATTGGTGAAGCCGACGATCGCCGCTTTCGCCGCGGCGTAGACCGGCAGCGCCGGCGCGCCGCGCATCCAGGCGATCGAGGACATGTTGATGATCGAGCCGCCGCCGCGCGCCTGCATCTGCGGCACCACCGCTTGCGCGGCGAAGAAGACGTGCTTGAGATTGACGCCGATCATCCAGTCGAACTCGGCGGGTGTCACCTCCGCCAGCACCTGGCGCTGGTCGTTGGCGGCGTTGTTGACGAGCACCGCGGCGTCACCGAGCGATCGCTGGATCTCCGCCAAGCCGGCGCGCAACGCGTCGACGTCCAGCAGATCGCAGGGCACGAACAGCGGCGTGGTCTCGGTAGCTTCAGCCACCTCGTCAACCAGCGCTCTGCCCGCCGTCTGGTCGATATCGAGGAAAGCGACCCGGGCGCGCTGGGCGGCGAAGGCGCGCACGAAGGCGGCACCGATGCCGCTGGCGCCGCCGGTGATCAGCACCACGCGGTCGGCGAG
The nucleotide sequence above comes from Bradyrhizobium sp. NDS-1. Encoded proteins:
- the lpxA gene encoding acyl-ACP--UDP-N-acetylglucosamine O-acyltransferase, encoding MSTIDPTARVADGAVIGEGTEIGPYCIIGPHVVIGANCKLIGHVHITAQTTIGDDCTIYPFASLGTPPQSLSYRGELTQLKIGSGCTIRESVTMNAGTVAGGGVTTVGDRGYFMNCSHVGHDCHVGNDVIFATSATLGGHCEIGDFVFIGGLSAVHQFTRIGPQVMVGGVCGVRDDIIPFGLANGQYAVLEGLNLIGMKRRKFTKQRLATVRGFYQKLFHGPGTFAERLEASRPLAGEDPAIAEILDFIGKGKRPLCLPAIAK
- a CDS encoding LpxI family protein, coding for MTSAASETSSPVGIVAGGGAMPFAVADSLATRGITPVLFPLRGACDPARVEKFRHRWISVGQLGRAMRLFREEGCRDLIFIGTLVRPSLTEIRFDVTTLRLLGNVIRAFRGGDDHLLSGVGRILEQGGFRMVGIKDVAPDLLMPEGCISRAWPNDNSKTDIERGRAVLTALGPFDIGQAAVVIDGHVVAVEDIEGTDALLARVRRLREEGRIRAAAGRGVLVKAPKSGQDLRFDLPTIGPRTLEGVATAGLAGIAVIAGNTIAAEPQAMIALADAKYLFVIGLPA
- the lpxB gene encoding lipid-A-disaccharide synthase, whose protein sequence is MMQSRDPKRKIFLIATEESGDRLGSALMKVLRQRLGDGVEFAGVGGRTMAREGMESLFPIEELSIVGFAAVVQQLPKILRLIRETADAVLEAAPDTLVIIDSPDFTHRVARRVRAKNPAIPVVDYVSPQLWAWRPGRARTMLGYVDHVLGLLPFEPEEYRKLGGPPCSYVGHPLVEQLSSLRPSAEEQARRNSEPPVLLVLPGSRRSEVRHHLEVFGATLGRLKAEGRAFELMLPTMPHLEATIREGIASWPVKPRIVTGENEKRAAFRIAHAALAKSGTVTLELALSGIPMVTAYRVGAIEAFILRRAIRVSSVILANLVIGRDVIPEYLQEECTPEKLALALHDVLTDSPLRRRQVDAFAQLDQIMSTGNKSPSVLAADIVLATMRKGRGVS
- a CDS encoding SDR family NAD(P)-dependent oxidoreductase, with the translated sequence MTKTTYSGLADRVVLITGGASGIGAAFVRAFAAQRARVAFLDIDQTAGRALVDEVAEATETTPLFVPCDLLDVDALRAGLAEIQRSLGDAAVLVNNAANDQRQVLAEVTPAEFDWMIGVNLKHVFFAAQAVVPQMQARGGGSIINMSSIAWMRGAPALPVYAAAKAAIVGFTNSLARSVGPDRIRVNAIAPGMVITERQRRLWYPDDRVIAEMRSRQAVPDAVTPEDIANMALFLASDESRRITGQCFRVDGGVA